The nucleotide sequence TTAATATATAAAAGGATCAAGAGCAACCAATGGACCTGCTTTCCACACTTAAAACAGTGCATAGGGCTGTAAGCCCTCTACTGGTTGATCCATTTGATATGAAGtccaaaattttccaaaaatataCCTAGTGTGATTGTAGAGGCAAACAATTTAAATTGTCAAGACAATTGCATTCTTACGGAAAATCTCTTCAAACACACAGTAGACCATTTGAGCATAACACATTCAATCCTACCACCCTGATTACTTTCATTTAATGGTATTTTTTGCATACTGTATCTTCAGATGATTTTCAGAAGAAAGTCTCTCAGATGCCACTACATATGATGCCTGGAAGGAGGATTGGTGACTTTAATAAACCGCTAAAAGGATTTATGTGGGTTCTACCCTTTTGCCTTAGCATTTCTATGGTATGATACCAACTACCAAGTGAAAGGAAAAGCCTGCAAAGTAGATATCCATGATCATAGAGAGCTTTTATTGATAATATTCGAAGTACAGAGGAAGCAATAATCTATAGAGATTCTGGATACCCAACATTTATATTAGAAAATCCAAGCTGGCCTGTAACATGGCACAATCAAGAGAGGGGATCAGCATGAGGATCGTGAACTTCCCAACACCAAGATACTCAAATTTCCATATTTACTACACAGACTATGATCCAGAATGAAGTAGTTCCGCAGAGTTAAAAGTCATAGCCTTCATGACTTGAACATGTTCTTTGTCCTATTCTTGAATTCCAAATTTATACGTTGTTCAATTGTACACTAAGAAGTGCAGTCATAAAACCAGAATCCTGCACTGAGTCTTTCCCATGGGCAGAGAGCATTTTTGTAAAAATATATCTCTACAATTGGTGGGGATGGAATGGATACGGTATGGAGCTCAAGGTTGTTTGCGAACTCGAGCAGTGAATCCAGCAAACCAGGCAACCCTCATTAGCTGCATCCCAAGGACCAGCACCCACCATGAAACCAGCCCTCTAATTGTATGCACAACCCATGCAGGTGCACCAAGTTCTGGCGCCAACTTCAACCCCCTCATCAGCTGCAACAACCGGTATGCCTCATAAACAATTGGGGTAACAAGCCACACTGTCGATTTCCAGTGCCATGTCAACATCTCTGTCAACATTTGTATAGACAGAAGTAGAAGGTAGGGACCCAAAAGTACAGCAAAAGAGATAGATGACAGTTGGGGTTCTATAATGCCTTTGTGTGTAGCCCAGAGCATTGACAGAGGGATGACAAAGCCAACGACACTTGCAACCATGTTCCAGAATCTGTAACTGAGAGGAGCTTCACTTTTGCAGGTTTCAGTTGGCTCCTTTGGGAGCGCACATGCATCAGCCATCAGGAGAAACAAGGTTGCACCAATGTTATAGATACAATCGAGCCCCACTAAGGAAAGAAAGCTGGCTATGTTAGGTCCAAGAAATACAGATGACAAAGGTAACCATAATGTGGGTACCATGCCTGTGGCAAGCAACACAGAAGGACCCAGAATCCATATAGGCCATTTAAGAAGTTGGGGCAAGGATAGCTGATCACTTGCATTTACAATATCAGGAGCTGGAGTTTGGGCTGTGTCTTCAGCATTCATGGATTCAAAAATGTTACTACTTCCTTTGAAGAAGTCATCACCTGTATCTTCAGTAGTAGCATATGTGATGGGGGAAGGTTCCCACGGAGTCAATTTGGTGCAAGAAATATGGGCATGTTTGAGCCGAATATGAGAAAAGGTGAACCCATGTAGTGGTCTTGGTGCTTTCAACAATCCCAGGCTTTGCAGACGAAATTGGGAACCAGGAGCTGTTGCAACGGTTGGTGGTGACCACCCCAAAGATGCCATCATCTGGTTTAAGATTTAAATAATTTCACTATTTATGGGTGGAAGTGATGACCGTCattctgaaaacaaaaattgCCAGTAAGAAAAAATCttataaaaaattttagaaaatgctGAAACACATTAAACCAAACTGCTCCCAGATATAAGTGGTTTCTCAAATTTCAATTCTCACAAAAATTTCTTTCAAAGCTTCATATAGGAGAAATTGTAAAATATCTGCAAAGTGAATATATCCAATCCCACCATATCTTAGACCACTCCACTAAAGTAAGGAAAATCTTTGCCTCGACACCTGAAAGCATATACATGGTGTTTCTCATTGTAAGTTCTCCAATACCATTAAAATTTCTAAATAAGACCCAGATATTATCCTAAAGGGATCATTCTGGTCATCTAAATTTCGATATTAAACTGCTGTGGAGTGTGGACAATCACAGACTAAAGGTCTAAAGGATGGGTGGAGGGATGGGGGAACATTCTGAACCCTGTAAAATTTGATGGTTATTGGTTGAAGGGTTTGAATTTATGTATAGAGACTTTGTAACTAAATGTTTAAGGGAATTCACATATAAATTAAAGCACCCTAATGGCTGGCAGATCCATCTAGTATCATTTGAAAGCTGGAAACTCTGCAAAAATTAATTCTTGATTCCAGAATTCGGCCACCAGAGTAAATTGCCACGAAATTGAAGCAGCTAGCAAGCGTAATCAGACTATGATATCCCATCATCTTAATTAATAACCAGAATAGaatataaataattcaattaGCAATAAATTGTTCAAGGTTCTTATATCAATCAGAGCGGACAAACTAAGaacaaaaatttcagaaaaCCTAGCCCAGATCCTCAAGGGGCAACAAAAGATTAGGGAAAAGAAACATAGAACAAAATCACAATTACCTGATCATAAATACATGGAAAATTTAAAGGATGAAACAAACGGAAGCTCTGGTTTGTTTGATTACCTTCCCAGGTTCCAGGAGTGAGGAACGATGATGGGTCAAATGCAGTCGTGATGTCCGAACATCTCCTTCGAGACTGTTTGGAGACGAAGATTCGCTGGGCATAACTAGAGAGAGCGTACCCTGTTCGGGATCCGGACCAATCGGGCCAATTCGGATTGGTATCACatcggtctcagccgataccgatactgataccgataTCTGATACCCACAACATTCATCACAGGCATGAGAGAATTCTCTATCCTCCCACGGCcataggttttatattttgagtctcttttctcttccatgAGTCCCAACAAGAAAGTATAGCTTCCTGGATTATCcaaattttaataatttctGTGGTTCTCCTTAATTCTAATGCATACCCACTTCCCTCACTAGTCCACCAAACCAGTAAGCTCTATATCTTTGTAATCCTTGACCACTGAAGTCATTCCTCACAGCTTCAGCCATGAATGACACAGTGGATAAGCTGGTTATCTTCTTAGCAAAGAGAGATGGCATAGACAAGCTGGTCAAGACTTTCCAGTATGTCTCTAAGCTTGTTCATTGGCATGTTGAGACTACCCATCCAGATATAGCTCAAAGATTCAGGAAATGGGAGGTATCATCTGGACTTAGTCGTAAAGCTTTTCGAACAGGTCGTTTCCTCACTGGCTTCAATGCCCTCCGGCGAAACCCAGGCTCCACCTCAGCCTTCCGTTTCCTTGCTGTTCTTTCTAATGCTGGAGAGATGGTCTACTTCTTCTTCGATCACTTCCTATGGTTGTCGAGAATTGGAGTCATAGATGCAGTTCTAGCAACAAAGATGAGCTTCATTTCAGCCTTTGGTGAGTCCTTGGGTTATgtattcttcatcatttctgACTTCATTATCATCAAAAAGGGAATTGAGGCACAGAGGAGGCTCCTTCTGCAGTCACCAGAGTCAAAAGAAGGAAGCACTCCAGAGAAAGATATGGAAATTCTGAGGAAGATTAGAGCTGATAGGGTGATGAGGTTGATGGCTGTGGCTGCCAATGTTGCTGATCTAATTATTGCATTGGCAGATATTGAGCCTAATCCATTCTGCAACCATGTGGTCACACTGGGTATTAGTGGGTTAGTCTCTGCATGGGCTGGTTGGTATAGAAACTGGCCTTCATGAAGTAACCCATTGGTCTTGACATGATGAGGTGAGGGACTGAGGCTGAAGGGAAGTAATCTGAAGCATCTACCAAAGCAATTGTTGTTTTTTGTACTATTGATTCCATGGTAATTCAGCTTGTAAGAAACTACTTGTAATACACATTAAATACGCATCTGATAGTTACACTTCTGAGGACTAAACTTAACTTTTGTATGTGTTCATTGTC is from Macadamia integrifolia cultivar HAES 741 unplaced genomic scaffold, SCU_Mint_v3 scaffold2045, whole genome shotgun sequence and encodes:
- the LOC122065505 gene encoding uncharacterized protein LOC122065505: MMASLGWSPPTVATAPGSQFRLQSLGLLKAPRPLHGFTFSHIRLKHAHISCTKLTPWEPSPITYATTEDTGDDFFKGSSNIFESMNAEDTAQTPAPDIVNASDQLSLPQLLKWPIWILGPSVLLATGMVPTLWLPLSSVFLGPNIASFLSLVGLDCIYNIGATLFLLMADACALPKEPTETCKSEAPLSYRFWNMVASVVGFVIPLSMLWATHKGIIEPQLSSISFAVLLGPYLLLLSIQMLTEMLTWHWKSTVWLVTPIVYEAYRLLQLMRGLKLAPELGAPAWVVHTIRGLVSWWVLVLGMQLMRVAWFAGFTARVRKQP
- the LOC122065507 gene encoding peroxisomal membrane protein 11B-like, translating into MNDTVDKLVIFLAKRDGIDKLVKTFQYVSKLVHWHVETTHPDIAQRFRKWEVSSGLSRKAFRTGRFLTGFNALRRNPGSTSAFRFLAVLSNAGEMVYFFFDHFLWLSRIGVIDAVLATKMSFISAFGESLGYVFFIISDFIIIKKGIEAQRRLLLQSPESKEGSTPEKDMEILRKIRADRVMRLMAVAANVADLIIALADIEPNPFCNHVVTLGISGLVSAWAGWYRNWPS